AGATGCTGGGATCTTGCACCGAGTAGCTGTTCCACGTCCCAATCTCCACATCGtcctcttcttcccagccagatTGGTGACTCCCAGCCGAAGGCATACTGCCTCCGCACCAGCCATCCGGTACATGCATGGTCTTTGGCCCTGAGAGGCAGGAAAATGCAACCAATCTTTACTCTCTTCATATAGTTAGGCCTGTGCAATGACTGTGGCATGGTCAGCCCCATGCCACAGTCACTGCACAGGCCTTACTATACAAAGTGGCTCACCAAAGCCACCGACATCATTCCTGGGCACAAAGCAGCACCTACCAGACTTATTGGAGGCTTGGCGCCCGAGAGAGGTGTTCCCCCAACTGCTGCTGCCCATTGCGTCACCCATGGACTCTACCCAGCTGCTCCGTGTATCCACAGGTTTGCCCCATGCCGAGGTGCCATTATCTACAGTAGCAGGAGGTGGAGCAGTCTCTCTCCTACCTTAAAAAGAGATCCAAGTAAATCAGCATGTCAACCCCAAGGCTTTGCATTACTGTCAAAAACTGCCTGGTCTCCTTTTTGCAAAACTCTCAGCAGGACCTTGCACAGAAATTTTATTTCATATCCTAAGATACCTTACAAACACCAGAAAGGAAAGCAGGAACCAAGAAACACCTGTGAATATGGAATAAAAAGTATCATAACAGATACTAGTGGCCTCCCTGCTTCACTAACCCCCATGCCTGTTCCACAGGGACACCATTCCTGTCTTAAAATGACAGGCCTTTTACAAACCTTGGGATTCAGAGGCTGCTACTTTTgtgcagaagggaaggggagaaccAGAGCTTACCAGATCCACTActgttgcctcctcctcctccgctgctgcCATTCTCCGAAATGGGCCCTGCACCATGGAGTGGCACCCCCTGATGCTGCAATTGCTGTGCTTGCTGCTCCGAGAGGCGCTCCCCATTGTGCAGGGTGTTCTTATTCCACATGTTCACGCTCTTGTAGTTGTACTTGCTGGGGTCTCCCCAGGCAGAGGTCCCATCGTCAATCTCGATCTTGCGACGGATGGACTCCGGGGAGGGCTCCTCCCAGCCGGTGGGCTCTTCCTCCATCAATGGGGCTCCCATCCATCCTGGGGGCTTCCCAATGGCAGCATTGGCTTCTGGGGGCCCCCAGCGTCCAGCAGTGTCTTGGGCCTTGCCCCATTCTGGGGATTCCGGGGCCTTGGGAGGCTCCCCCCAGCCCTGGGCTTGGCTCGCTTTGGGCGGTTCTGCCACCCAACCTTGGCTTTGGCTTAGCTTGGCGGATTCCTCCCAACCAGAAGAGTGGCTGGGCCTAGCCATGGGGTCCCCATTGCCGCCTCCGTTGCCCCAATGtgtgccacctcctcctcctttgcctgCTCCCTTCCAGCCAGAGGCTGTCGAACGGTCACTGTTGTCGCTGCTGCCAGAGCTGGACTTCCTCATCTCGCCCCAGTGATTGCTCCTTGAATTCTCCCCCCAGCCCTCAATGGCTGGAGAGTGTGCCCCTTTCAGCCCATCTCCCCATCCCTGCTTGAGCTTCTCCATCTCGCTCCAAGACGAGGACCGTTCCTCCTTGCCACCACCGTCCCATGACTGAATGTCTTTGCCCGGCGCTGTTCTTGGCCTTTCCTCTCCCCAACCACCTTTTGGGTCTCCTCCCCAGCGCGTGGCAGGCTTTGGCTCTCCCCACCTGGAACCATTTGGGGTGGGCCTCTCCACCGCTGCCGCAGAGCAACTCCTCCAGGCCTCCGTCCCATTGTTGGCCCTCTTCTCACCCCTTGGGGACAGCTCTGTCTCCCAGGATGTGTTCTGCCTGATGGGTGTCTGCCCCCAGCCAGCATTGGAGAGCACTCTAGGATCCAGATCCACCCTGCTCACGATGCTCTGCAGTAAGGCCTGGGGGTCTGCCTTCCACCGCTCCCGGCTAGTCCCCTCCCCAGAGGGCTTGTCCTCACTGCTATCTTCACTGCTGCCACCAGCACTGCCCTTGGCCCAGCTCCCACCACCATTCTGGCCCATCATGGGGAAGTTGGGCACAGTGGTGCTGGcatttttctcctccttcaccGATTTCCATGTGTTTGTAAACTTCTTCCCATTGGCACCGAGGCTTTCGGAGGCACACTGATTGCTGGGCAGCTGGTGCCACCCTCCGTCCATAGAAGCCCTTGTCCCCCCTCCTCCTGTGGGTCCATGCTCCCAGGGAGCGCTTTGGGGGCTGCCCATCCCCACTGCCTCCCAGGCCCCGGTCCCCTTCTCCCCGCCAGCATCGGCCTTCTGGGGCTGTGGGGGCATGAGGAGAGTTGCATTCACAGTGTTGCTATTGGCTTGGCTGCTTGAGTCGAGGCACGCCTCCCCAGAATAGTGGCTGCAAGCGCCAACCCACAGAGCAGCGGTGGCAGGGAGGCTGCCAATTTTGGCTTCATTGCTGCCTCCGCTGGAAGCACCGTTAATTACTGAGGTGGCCTGGGGCCAGCTGCTCTTGGCACCCGCTGCTCCCCATGATCCGGGCCCTGTATGGTTATTGTTACTGTGACTCGCCAGGTCGCTCGCCTGCATTGAACTGGCCAGATTTGGTAAACTAGAGATGGCAAAGTtagtagtgttattattattatttggtccaTTGGCTTCGGGGATCAGGTTCTGGGGCTGACTGCCCCGCAGAGCCCTCCGTGTACCATTTGCTTGGGAGTCGCTGTTTTCCGTGAGGCCATTGCCCCAGGAACCGCCAAGGTCTGCAGGGTTCAGGCTCTGAGGGTTTGCCATTGGGCCCACGCTGCCCCCACCAGACCCTTTCAGGGCAGGTTCACTGTTCTCCAAGAGAGGCCAGGTACTTCGGTAGCCATTGGCATTCGAAGTGCTGGGATTGGGCTCTCCATTAGGTGAAGCGAGAGTGCCCCAAGCATCTGCTCTGCTGCTGTCCGCCGGGCCATTGGGAATGTCAGCAGAAACTGGGCAGGTGCTCATAAGGGATCCGAGGGACTGTCCCCATGATGACCGGCCCAAGCTTCCCTTGCCCATGCCATTGCCATTGTTGCCGCCGAACTTGGACTGAGGGCCATTCCGCGGACCAGAGGCCATGATCAGAGGGTCATTCTCTGCGTCAACCTTCTTCGCCAGCTCTGAGTCACTGCCGGTGGCAACTGAGAGCCATGCCTCCTTGTCTGAGGCGTCTACAACACCAGTATCCCAGTTTATGCTGGAGTCGCTATTGGAAGAGGCTGTTCCCCAGGGAGAGCTCTCATAATGGAATCTTAGTGTGTTGTGGTTTGCAtctgggaagggaaaaaaaggtgtCGTTATTAGGCACAGCACCGAAAAACCCTTCCAACAAAGTGAACAAACAAATGGGACTGAAAAATAGGGATACCAAAAGCCATGTTGACTGGAGGCAGGGTCTTGCCAAAAGGCCTGCAAAACTACTGTCTATATATTTCAGATCCAGAACGGCTAAACCGCATAAAATTTGGCTAGGAGAATTCTGGCATTGTAtgcaaaagaaagagaatgagCGGACTCTGAGGTGGAGACCCAGCTTCCGGTCGGCATCCAATGGGAAGTTTGTCCAATACCCGCATTACATTATTCCCTTCGGGCTCAGGATACTGTTTGAAGACATTTCAAAAAcacttgattttgctatttctgTTTTAAGTCTTGcagttgtttttgattttttcaTGAAATCTAGagcattcattttaaaaatcaataaatgaaGCCAGCAAGCCCAAGAACGTTACTTTCTTATCTGTCCTCCGCTCCCCCACTTTCTCTACGCCTGCATTGACATTAAGATTTCAATGTCCTTTGGACAGGGATCTGTCCTGCTATTTCCCAAAACACAAAATGAACTCAATAAATTAACCATCTTCTGCATTACATTCCCCCTTCCCGAAGAATGCATTTTTATCTTTTAACCTTTtcatttgctctctctctcttttaactgCTGTGATACTTCTCCTGGAGCTGTGGAAGAGGTAGAAGGTCCTCGTTTGGGAGACTTGCAATGCTCATTTTCTAATGTGCCAAGGATTGGGACTAAACCTATACTCATTGACTACAAACACTGATTTCTTTCTTCCCTGAAAGCTTGCAGTGAATGTCAGCTCAGGGATTGGCACTGGTCCAGGGACCCTTGCTTTGAGGAACACTGCTCCAAGTGACCCTTGCATCACAAtcgccaaagatggaattgaggAAAGCCTTCCTCTTAACCCACCTCTGAGGAAAAGCAAGTGATCTCAATGAAGAGAGGAGAGAGTACATGTGCCCCATGTTGGAATACAACCCCACACAGCCCAAGTCTCAAGTTCTCAACGAGAAGTTAGCTAGTTAGCTAGTCTGAGGGTACCCTTCCCCTATGTCTCCTGCATGACagtggtttttttgttgtttttttgtttttgtcatgtcaggagcaacttgagaaactgcaagtcgcttctggtatgagagaattggcggtctgtATGATAGTTGGGAGTGTATCTTTTTCTTATCTccttctgctctcattctgattggttgtgtagaatagatacttttctactgcaagcctttttttaaaaatctgactcCTGCTTCTTACATCttagtatgtgctgtgtgcttagagatctctctctgcttgcgtatcaggagagatgtagtgattggtgttttcCCCCACTTGAAactttagaagagatgggtgttagagtagcaaAGACCCAGTTCTTAATTatcaagaaatgcagttatttttaatattgttaaaAAACCTTTCCTGATTTTTAAGgttggactctgcatctttgcctgcctaagctcttaATTCTTTACAGCGACATCACACTGCACTTCATGCTCTGCTAGTTATGAGCTGATGcacaacttttgtatcctgtttaatttttggatgctctgctattttagggtagttttccctaacacctCAAAGTTCTGCCATACACTGTTCATGGTATGAATCTGCCAAGAGAACCTATGGCTCTGACAAGACCTGGTCTACAGGAAGCCATAGAGGGGAGTTAGGCTTTGAcccactcttatttatttatttaaaaggcgCCCctcatggcgcagtgggttaaaccactgagctactgaacttgttgactgaaaggttgcaggttgaaatccagggagtggggtgagctcccgttgttagccccagattctgccaacctagcagtttaaaaaaatgcaaatgtgagtagatcaataggtaccgctccggcgggaaggtaatggcgctccatgcagtcatgctggccacatgaccttggaggtgtctacggacaatgccggctcttcggcttaaaaatgataaaagataagcaccaacccccagagttggacacaatggaacttaatatcaggggaaaacatttatcctttactttaccttaaaacatttatattccgcccttctcaccccgatggggactcagggcggaccacaacatacaaacagcaaaaattcaatgccagggcaTAAATagagtatacacatacataaacattaaaatcatttctcTCGACATTAATTCCAGTTTCAAACTGCCTTTATCACTCTTCTAGAGAAACCCCAACTTGAGGCAGTACAGGAAGGGGCCCCTCCTGGCTGATACCACCTTCCtcacctggctgcttcctgttgcCACTTTGAGTCTCGTCACCCACAGCTGTCTGCTCATTCGTCACAGTGCTGCTCAAAGGTTTAGATGCCGGCCCCAGGTTCACCGCAATCCATGGGAGCGGTTGCCCTCGCTTCAAGAGCTGCTTCTGCTCCTGGTGCCGGAAGCGTGGAGGGACTTCGCGGGCCGGGTAGCGAGGCAGCGATGGCGGCTGGGCCAGTAATGGCTGCTGCggtggctgctgctgctgactgatacccagaGACCgcttggcattattattattgttattaccacTGCTGCTATTGGGTGCCGGCAGAGAATTGGCAGCAGTGGGGGCAACCGGCAGCGTCTGGCTCACACTGGGCTTTGCTGGTTCCGATGCTGCGCtcgacaaaaggaaggaaggaagggagagtagAAGCCCATTAGTGGTGCTGAAAGGCCACCAAAGAAGAATCACATTTCTCTGAGGGGGAAAACACATAAATCATAGCAAAAGGACACagggatgataatgatgatgatataaccCACGTCTTGTGGCTCAAGTTAAGATCAAAGCAGGTAAAGTGTGAATTACTGAGGGGTGTAGAGGAAATACAAGGCCGAACTGTTATGAGTCTCCCTCTTTTCTCATTGAATCACTATTCCATAAGTAAAGCTCTTTATAGCAAAAAGGGCCGTTATACCGCCCCAATGCTCAGTGAAATAACATACCTTTGTTTTTGTGTTCAGCagtctgaaacaaaacaaaaaaagtaaagtAAACTTAGTCAATGGCAATCCGAGCTTCTCCTATCCAGGACTGGCAGCCTTTGCACCCTTCACAGAGGCAACTAAAACAAAGAGGTCTCCCCCATAACTCCTAGTGAAACTCTGCAGCAGGCCTCTTCAACaattggtcctctaggtgttttggacttcagttcttagaattcctgatcattgaaaAAGCTAGACAGGGGCTTctggagttggaagcccaaacaactggagggtcAAAAATTGAAGAGGCCTGCTTCTGAGCGGCCTGTAATGCTTCTCCCTTGATCCCAGGAATCCATAAAACCTCTCTTAGAGGTCCTGACAGGATAAGAGGAGACATGGGAGACAGATTTTGGTGTTCATACAACACTACATATTATAACCACGTGCATTCCTTGGATTGCATTTGGTACATCTGATGTTTACATGTCCTGGCAATATTCCGTAAATGGACACCATGGCATTCTTTCTGCCCATTTCACACAAACAGGCATATCTATCTTGAATTCTTTTGTCAGCTGTATGAAAAAGCTGACATAAATAAAAGGGAGTAGATACTGAGAACCTGGGAACACAAACGGGAGCTGCGCCAACACCTGAACAGCTTTGCTTGTTTGCAACCAACCACACAATGTGTTCCCACAGCAGCACGTCTTGTTGACAGCCGCCATCTAATTACCAGGTGCATAAAATTAAAATCCCAACAACTTTTTAATTGAGGCCACAGTGCAGTGGCAGCACTGTCACAACAGCACTCCGTCAACATCAGATTTTGGGAAAAGCGGGAAGGGAAGCATCTAGCAGTAGCATCAGGAAACTCAAGGAACTGAATATTAAGTAAGGTCCAATTGGATTCTTGGTAGCCAGTCTACCAAGAATGAAAACTTTGGTGCCCAGAGAAGAAACAGGCACCCCGAGAAGTCTTTATTTTTATGAAAGAAGTACATGAAGAAATTCACCAAATGGAAAATCGATCCAAGACACAAGATGGCTGCAAGGGAAGGAGCCATTCAAAATGATCGCATGACAATCATGTTAATACTTTCCCACCTGCCTCCGGAGAAAACTCAAATTATCCAATTCCTCCCATCACTATGCAAAGAGCCCCAAGAGAAAGAGAGTTACTTAagtagagaaaaggaaagggggaggggcgAGGCTGTATGGAAGTGAACTCTTTGGAGCTAACCCTGTTTTAAATTTAGTTGCAAAAGGAGAGAAGCAGAGACTGTACATAGTTTGGGATGTTTCTGGATGTTTCCTTCCCATGATTACAACCCTACCAGCTCACAATTTCACTAAGGGCCAAACAGTACCTAGCAACAGGCCTCAATAGAGTAGGTCTTTAGGACTCACCTTCTTCTGAGcagcttctttccttctcttgtcgtctttcctctttttcttttcttccatcaactgctcttcctcttcctcctcttgcaATGATTTCCTGAGAAGAACAGGACTGCAGGTAAGACCCTATTTTTATCAAGTCAAACATGGCCAAGTGTGATGTGATGCTGGAAGCTCAAGAAACCAAACTCAAGGGGCCTATTGATTTGGATCCAAGTAGTATTCTCTCCAAGAAAAAGCTGGGGTGAATTCTCTCTGGCCCACTCTTGGGGGGTTTAAAACATGGGGTGGACAGGTCTCTCAGAACCTGGCCAAAACCTTAGCAATATACAGTTTGCACTCTTGTAAAAAGGCACCTTGCCTCTTCTATTGTCGGCCTTCCACAACCTCACAAATACAAAGATGAGCAAAAGGAGatcagaataaatccactttggTAGGAATGACATAAATGGGCTTCagaagcaggatagaaatgttgaTCAGTCTTGGACATTAcagaaatctgctttgaactctatATTAACCGATAAGAAACACGAATCCAGATAAGCAATTAGCCACAGGAGCACATGCTTTAAACCAggggtgtccaacctttggtgttttggacttcagcttccagaattcctgactactgGATAAGCCAGCCAGATCTTCTGGGAGTTAATGAGTCCCAAACGAAAGGCAAAGGGTTGTCAAACCCTACTGCTTTAAGTGTGGAAAGGGATTGTCAAACAGCTTTAAGCTCTCCATTTTTAGTTGCAGGTGCCTCCTTCAGCTGAGAAGAGATGAGGGAAAGGTTACATCTGGATGATGCCACCCTTAGCTTGCCTTAATTAATGGCTTGCCAATGCTAGAGCTTGCAGTTCTGCTTTGTCAAGCTTGTCTCTTGTGTCAGATGCATTGGCAGGCAGCCTTCCTCCCTAGGCCTGCTCTTTCCCACAAACGAGAGAAGGGAGCCTTGGCCCCTTTCCCTGGGAGAGAACAAGAACAGAGAAGGGAAAGTTGCCTGCTGCCAGGAGACATGACCACTGGCTGGCTGCTCCTGTCACCAACAGAAGCCATTGAGATGTGCGCCACCAGCGGTAATGTGGTGCTGTTTGTCTGCATCTGTCCGGGGCGCACACTTGCTGCGCAAGGGAGAATGGAATGGAGCATGGCTGTATGGTGGGGGTCACCTGGGGCTCCCACAGCATGAACTACAGCTCCTGGCTCTCATTGCCTGCCCATGCACTCAGTTGCTTCTGAAGGAAGAGCCGGCAAGGTGGCGCCCACCCAACTCCTGGAGAAGGCTCTCCTTTATGTTCTCTTTATGAGGCCCTTCTGGCTGCAATGGAATTCCACTGCCCATTTTATTAACCTcctcttgaccccccccccaaaagcaccatatttatttatttatttatttatttatttggcattcttttaccccgcccttctcaccccgaaggggactcagggtggcttacagaaacaaggcacaatttgatgcctgcatcataaacaatcatacacaaaattacaacaattcacagttgacatgcatgcattataaccataaaatcaataaaatcaataaaatcattaaaaccaaatacagacccagtttctcctcttacatggtcagcgtttgttaacacctagatctagtttttcgttccattcattcatcctgctggtcttacttgcctgattgtctgatttaattgccagaatgcccaaaggcctggtcccatatccaagtttttaccctcctcctgaaggcgaggagggatgatgatgccctgatctcccccgggagtgagttccacaggtggggggctaccactgagaaagccctgctcctcgtccccaccagcctcacttgtgacagtggtggggtcgagagcagggcctcaccagatgatctcagactccggggtgggacatagagggagatacgttcggacagatacactggaccggaaccgtatagggttttgtaggtcaaaaccagcaccttgaattgtgctcggaacatATGCCCTCAATTATCACATCTCTTCCCTCGCAAGCAGCCAACCAAGGTGAAGCCCAAATGAGAAGCAGCCACAAAGACAACAAGACTGGAACGTGAGCgagaaaaggagaaacagagaAAGATTTCCTTCTTACTGTTTGCTACCTTGAAAACCTTTAAAGAGCAGAATGTATCAGAGCAGTAAACAGAACCCAAGGTGACCACAACACCACAGATCTCCCTTGTGGCGACAGCTctattctgggcacaattcaaagccctGGTTATAATCCATAAAGCCGTATATGGCTTATGTTTAGCACATTACTTGATAGTCAATGTAAATGTTCAGCTTTTGAATGCTGAGTTTTTAGCCACACTTAACTTTGGTAAGCCGCACTGAATCACAAACTGAGGGGGGAAAACAGGGTGCCAAGAagtggaaaagagagagaagggaatgatgatCACAACCTTGATTTGAAAAATCTCTCTATGTAAACCAATGTTTATATTGCAGCTCAATTTAAGATCCCAGGTGATAAAGATCTAGTGTTCCAAAGGAACAGAATTCCTGGGAAATCCCAACCTACAAATAGTTATAGAGCTTGGCTGGCACACAGCTTTGCCCAGGGCTCAAAGCAGCCCAAATAACACATACCACTCACACATTTTTGTTGCAGCTTGATAAATATCTGATTAAAGTTGCACAAGGCAGTCATTAGGTGAGGAAGGCTGGCACTGCTTAGCACACTGGCAAAGTGGAGAAAGCCACGCCAAATGAGATATTTCGCTACACCAACTCAGGTTGTCCAGGGAGCACGCATTCTTCCATGGATGAAGTTTTCTGAAGCACAAAAGCCTGAACTCTTCAAATTCCCTGCTCTGAGATAAAGATTTTTTTCAAAGCAAAGGGGAGGGACAAGGGGAGGCTTGGACACAAATGGGTCAAGGCACATAACTTCCTGGTCTTCTTTCAAAGACCAATGCTTCTTGCTGTAGAAGGCAACCGTCTAAATAACAATTGCAAAATTATAACATTGTCATCTTacaacaatggttgctgatgacacgataaataaatataacctgtttcctgaacgttaagatcgaaggggcagttctgatttccagtggaagggagttccagagtcgaggggccaccaccgagaaggccctgtctttcgtccccaccagctgcacctgtgaggccggtgggatcgagaacagggcccctccagacagtcttagtaatcttgatggctcataggggatacgttcggacaggtaaattgggctggagtcatttagggctttataagttaagaccagcactttgaattgtgctcggaagctaactgccagccagtggaactggcgcaacagaggagtagtatgctccctgtaccccgctcccgttagtaacctggctgcatcacattggactaattgaagcttccgggcagtcttcagaggcaaccccacgtagagagcgttgcagtaatcttaacgggatgtaaccaaagcgtggaccaccatggccaagtcagacttcccaaggtatgggcgcagctggcgcacgagttttaattgtgcaaaagctctcctgaccaccaccgaaacctggagctccaggctcagcgatgagtccaggatcacttccaagctgcgaacctgcaccttcagggggagtgtgaccccgtcaagcacaggctataaccctatgccctgttcggccttttgactgaccaggagtacctctgtctagtcaggattaagtttcaatctgttgtctctcatccagtccgttacagcggccaagcaccgattcaggacttgaacagcccccttagtagtaggtggaaaggagtaacagagttggacatcatctgcgtacagatgacaccgcaccccgaaactccagatgatctctcccaatggcttcatgtagatgttaaataacataggggacagtgttgaaccctgcaggactccacagtacaatggccgtggggtcgagcaggagtcccctagtgacaccttctgggatcgccccatgagaaaggactggagccactgcaaagcagtaccttcaaggcccattcccgcgaggcgtcccagaaggataccatggtcgacggtatcgaaggccgatgagaggtccagcagaaccaacagggacacactccctctgtccagttcccggcgaaggtcatccactaaggcgaccaaggctgtcttggtaccatgccccggcctaaagccagactgcatcggatctagataatccgtttctgctaggaactcctggagttgcgaggccaccacactttccaggactttgcccaaataggggagattggaaactggccgaaagttgacaaattgagtggggtccagtgatagttttttcaacagcggttttatgacagcttgttttaagtggctggaatgttgccttctttACCTGCTCTGCCaagccccctctggcttccttgaccagccaggatgggcaggggtctaggatgcatgtggtcggcCTCCCCTCCCCAAGAATCCCGATGACatcctcgagttgaacagatcgaaacaaatccatcaaaactggacaagcagatgcttgtgttacatcctcagagactgccattaatgtggtgtcaaagctcGAACGGATCAAAGccactttgtccgcaaagtactgagcaaatctAAGTATTGGGCCAGGGGTTCTAGTATGGATGAAGTGCCTGAGACAATAGGT
The sequence above is a segment of the Anolis sagrei isolate rAnoSag1 chromosome Y, rAnoSag1.mat, whole genome shotgun sequence genome. Coding sequences within it:
- the LOC137095688 gene encoding trinucleotide repeat-containing gene 6A protein-like isoform X4 gives rise to the protein MRVLEAKATKEAERKLSRKSLQEEEEEEQLMEEKKKRKDDKRRKEAAQKKTAEHKNKASEPAKPSVSQTLPVAPTAANSLPAPNSSSGNNNNNNAKRSLGISQQQQPPQQPLLAQPPSLPRYPAREVPPRFRHQEQKQLLKRGQPLPWIAVNLGPASKPLSSTVTNEQTAVGDETQSGNRKQPDANHNTLRFHYESSPWGTASSNSDSSINWDTGVVDASDKEAWLSVATGSDSELAKKVDAENDPLIMASGPRNGPQSKFGGNNGNGMGKGSLGRSSWGQSLGSLMSTCPVSADIPNGPADSSRADAWGTLASPNGEPNPSTSNANGYRSTWPLLENSEPALKGSGGGSVGPMANPQSLNPADLGGSWGNGLTENSDSQANGTRRALRGSQPQNLIPEANGPNNNNNTTNFAISSLPNLASSMQASDLASHSNNNHTGPGSWGAAGAKSSWPQATSVINGASSGGSNEAKIGSLPATAALWVGACSHYSGEACLDSSSQANSNTVNATLLMPPQPQKADAGGEKGTGAWEAVGMGSPQSAPWEHGPTGGGGTRASMDGGWHQLPSNQCASESLGANGKKFTNTWKSVKEEKNASTTVPNFPMMGQNGGGSWAKGSAGGSSEDSSEDKPSGEGTSRERWKADPQALLQSIVSRVDLDPRVLSNAGWGQTPIRQNTSWETELSPRGEKRANNGTEAWRSCSAAAVERPTPNGSRWGEPKPATRWGGDPKGGWGEERPRTAPGKDIQSWDGGGKEERSSSWSEMEKLKQGWGDGLKGAHSPAIEGWGENSRSNHWGEMRKSSSGSSDNSDRSTASGWKGAGKGGGGGTHWGNGGGNGDPMARPSHSSGWEESAKLSQSQGWVAEPPKASQAQGWGEPPKAPESPEWGKAQDTAGRWGPPEANAAIGKPPGWMGAPLMEEEPTGWEEPSPESIRRKIEIDDGTSAWGDPSKYNYKSVNMWNKNTLHNGERLSEQQAQQLQHQGVPLHGAGPISENGSSGGGGGNSSGSGRRETAPPPATVDNGTSAWGKPVDTRSSWVESMGDAMGSSSWGNTSLGRQASNKSGPKTMHVPDGWCGGSMPSAGSHQSGWEEEDDVEIGTWNSYSVQDPSISVPWPPSSRKLPSKGTMKNGNKQEDAWMNPFVKQFANLGFPRESPEEIMQSNKMEITGGILPDKWMEMEKHNLNVAEYSRVIGKGPHSRPQNSKESSMDQNPYFDKNGNPSGPFGGLAAQPRSLLPDPAQPPHGASQLNPRTQVPPPLLSPQVPVSLLKYAPNNGSLNPLFGPQQVAMLNQLTQLNQISQLQQLLAQQKKVQNHRNMLSGGSQQQEQQSCYLNMQQQQMMQQPCPLDPNLLLKQQQLHSTAMKSFLESVVPHGNAELQKGSLQMSAFSNFPIGSNSNLNVNMDMGNIKEPQSRLRKWTTVDSVSTNVSPLDQNASKNGAISGGFRLEEASFVPYDFMNGSNSLASPPGPIGEGWSRAKSPSGSSSVNWPPEFRPGEPWKGYPNIDPETDPYITPGSVTNNLSINTVREADHLRDRNGGSSSSLNTALPSTSAWSSIRASNYNVSLSSTAQSTSSARNSDSSKPTWSTASANGSSSSTSLAHELWKVPLPPKSVAAPSRPPPGLTGQKGPLSSWENPLQRFGGGGGGAGWSTSEGRYTPGSAWGESSGRITNCLVLKNLTPQIDGSTLRTLCMQHGPLKTFHLNLPHGNALVRYSSKEEVMKAQTSLHMCVLGNTTILAEFASEEEISRFFAQGPSLGSSPAWPPQGHLGASSGDNGASHAFPGRSDTSTHWNGAGDLHGGAGSSSNSSSVGSSSLGGRLSYSSGLWGSLGGGGRARALMGGPSSALSAFL